CACAAGATTATACAGCCCAAAAATTTGGAGAAAGAGTGGAAGCAGTTTATAAAAAAACAATAGAGGAGTATGATAGTCGTGAAAGTTTTACTATATTCAGAGGGGAAAAGTTCCTTCAGCAAATCCGGCGTTGGACAAGCCTTAAATCATCAGGTAGAAGCCCTTGGAGCAAATAATATTGAAATTACGCAGGATCCTGAAGATGATTATGATTTGGCACATATAAATACAGTTGCATTAAAATCTTATGAAGTATTAAAGCAGGCTAAGAAAAAAGGGAAGCCTGTAATTTATCATACACATACGACTTATGAGGATTTTCGTGGAAGTATAAAGGGAAGTTATGTTCTATCACCAATTATAAAGTTCTGGACGAAAAAATTATATAATGAAGCAGATTATTTAATTTCTCCATCAGAATATACAAAAAATCTTATAAAATCGAAATATTTAGAAAAAGAAAAGGAAATCAGAGTAATTTCAAATGGTGTAAATATAAATAAATTTAATAAAAATGAAGTTTTAAAGCAAAAATTTCTAAACGAATACAAATCAGTATATGACATAAATAAACCACTAATTATAACGGCTGGACTGCCTTTTGAAAGAAAAGGGATAAAAGACTTTGTAAAAGTGGCGCAAGAATGCAGTGACTACCAGTTTCTGTGGTTTGGCTCATCAAGTGTAAAATCAATGCTGCCTGACAAAATACAGAAAATCATTGAGAATCCACCAGAAAATCTGATTTTCCCAGGATATGTCGACACGGATATTTTAATAGGCGCATTCAGTGCCGCAAAAGCCTTCTTATTTATGACTTATGAGGAAAATGAGGGAATTGTGGTGCTAGAAGCGCTTTCAGCGAAATTGCCGCTTGTGGTAAGGGATATTCCTGTGTATGAAGATTGGCTGGAAGATGGAAAAACATGTTTTAAGGCTAGAGATAATGAGGAATTTTGTGAAAAAATAAAAAATATTGTGGAAAACAATGTGGAAAACTTGGATGAAGTTACAGAACAGGCTTATAATATTGCAAAAGAACGTAATTTGATAAATATAGGGAAAAAATATAAAGAATATTATGAGTATATATTAA
The DNA window shown above is from Leptotrichia wadei and carries:
- a CDS encoding glycosyltransferase family 4 protein, translated to MIVVKVLLYSEGKSSFSKSGVGQALNHQVEALGANNIEITQDPEDDYDLAHINTVALKSYEVLKQAKKKGKPVIYHTHTTYEDFRGSIKGSYVLSPIIKFWTKKLYNEADYLISPSEYTKNLIKSKYLEKEKEIRVISNGVNINKFNKNEVLKQKFLNEYKSVYDINKPLIITAGLPFERKGIKDFVKVAQECSDYQFLWFGSSSVKSMLPDKIQKIIENPPENLIFPGYVDTDILIGAFSAAKAFLFMTYEENEGIVVLEALSAKLPLVVRDIPVYEDWLEDGKTCFKARDNEEFCEKIKNIVENNVENLDEVTEQAYNIAKERNLINIGKKYKEYYEYILNKENK